A portion of the Nitrosopumilus sp. genome contains these proteins:
- a CDS encoding prefoldin subunit beta, translating into MSSGQMPPWLQEQLMKLQQSQQSLQSLMTQKQHLEMEKAETEKALEELKKITDGDAVFKQAGTVLIKSTKQELLDELQERSELAKTRLTVLQKQEIRLKESLKEQEAKITELMKSGSAPPPPKPTTEDNPRK; encoded by the coding sequence ATGTCATCTGGACAAATGCCGCCTTGGCTCCAAGAGCAATTAATGAAATTACAACAATCTCAACAAAGTCTCCAATCATTAATGACGCAAAAACAACATCTTGAAATGGAAAAAGCTGAAACAGAAAAAGCCCTTGAGGAATTAAAAAAAATTACAGATGGTGATGCAGTCTTTAAACAAGCTGGAACCGTTTTAATAAAATCTACAAAACAGGAATTACTAGATGAATTACAAGAAAGATCTGAATTAGCAAAAACACGTTTAACAGTTCTTCAAAAACAAGAAATACGTCTTAAGGAAAGTCTCAAAGAACAAGAAGCAAAAATCACTGAATTGATGAAAAGCGGTTCTGCACCCCCACCACCAAAACCAACTACAGAAGATAATCCAAGAAAGTAA
- a CDS encoding 50S ribosomal protein L37, which produces MAKAKKSLKGLGARYGIKLRKQYTKIHLQLKEKRTCPECGSKTFGRDAVGIWSCKKCSYKVAGTAYDIKL; this is translated from the coding sequence ATGGCAAAAGCAAAAAAATCACTAAAAGGTTTAGGCGCACGATATGGAATTAAACTTAGAAAACAGTACACAAAAATCCATCTCCAACTAAAAGAAAAGAGAACTTGTCCTGAATGTGGTTCAAAAACATTTGGAAGAGACGCTGTTGGTATTTGGTCTTGTAAAAAATGCAGTTACAAGGTGGCTGGAACAGCTTATGACATTAAACTTTAG
- a CDS encoding KEOPS complex subunit Pcc1: protein MTLNFSAKIVVDAKDKTKAIFDSINADNEFYPENPVKTQIEFDEKIIILARSDHLTHLRANLNSTLRFIQASHDSIESVKI from the coding sequence ATGACATTAAACTTTAGCGCAAAAATCGTAGTTGATGCAAAAGACAAGACAAAGGCAATTTTTGATTCAATTAACGCAGATAATGAATTTTATCCTGAAAACCCCGTAAAAACTCAGATAGAATTTGATGAGAAAATAATAATTCTTGCCCGGTCTGATCATTTGACACATTTGAGGGCAAACCTGAACTCTACTCTTAGGTTCATTCAAGCCAGTCATGATTCAATTGAATCGGTAAAGATATAA
- the rrp42 gene encoding exosome complex protein Rrp42 produces MASTSVIDELKKIQILELLEQGKRVDGRALDESREISIETNAIPKANGSARVRLGETEVICGVKIQPDRPFPDMGDKGIFICTAELLPLSHPTVETGPPGPDVIELARVVDRGIRESHMIDVSQLVIEQNKSVVGVFADNVVVDYDGNLFDACSYAATSALLSSKSPKWNWVDDTPTLVEGEDMPIPVSTIPVSVTMGKIGTHIIVDPNGDEWGSMDARITITTDSDGNICALQKGGSDGFTLEEIHRCGDISVKVGAKIREKLKEVQKGSQ; encoded by the coding sequence ATGGCATCTACTTCTGTTATTGACGAATTAAAAAAAATACAAATCCTTGAATTATTAGAACAAGGAAAAAGAGTAGATGGACGCGCTCTAGATGAATCAAGAGAAATTTCTATTGAAACTAATGCCATACCTAAAGCAAACGGCTCTGCTAGAGTTAGACTAGGTGAAACCGAAGTTATTTGTGGTGTAAAAATTCAACCAGACAGACCTTTTCCTGATATGGGAGATAAGGGAATTTTTATTTGTACTGCAGAACTTTTACCATTATCTCATCCAACTGTTGAAACTGGTCCTCCAGGACCTGATGTAATTGAGTTGGCTAGAGTTGTGGATAGAGGGATTAGAGAAAGTCATATGATTGATGTGTCTCAATTAGTAATTGAGCAAAACAAATCTGTAGTTGGAGTATTTGCAGATAACGTAGTTGTCGATTATGATGGTAATCTCTTTGATGCATGCTCTTATGCTGCAACTTCTGCATTACTTTCATCCAAATCACCAAAATGGAATTGGGTTGATGACACACCAACACTTGTAGAAGGTGAAGATATGCCTATACCAGTATCTACTATCCCTGTATCTGTAACCATGGGAAAAATTGGAACTCACATAATTGTTGATCCTAATGGCGATGAATGGGGTAGCATGGATGCCCGAATTACAATTACTACTGATTCTGATGGAAATATTTGTGCATTACAAAAAGGTGGTAGTGATGGATTCACTCTGGAAGAAATTCATAGATGTGGAGACATTTCAGTCAAAGTAGGTGCAAAAATAAGAGAAAAATTAAAAGAAGTTCAAAAGGGAAGTCAATAA
- a CDS encoding helix-hairpin-helix domain-containing protein produces the protein MKLENLRIVVDERERKSGIPDLLRSIGMNIEMKTLLIGDYIVAPETIVERKSIRDLMASVFDGRLFDQCSRLKEHFEHPIILMEGNVDEIEEITENPLIFYGALSRIALDFKIPVIPTPSADHTAKLLVSLCSRLDSHKGPYLKKIKKSSDLEKQQLSVLCSLPGVGERFAVRMLERFGTPLKVFSATAAELAKVEGLGDARAKKIKKTLDSKSNLLKSSDQKTLHDT, from the coding sequence GTGAAATTAGAAAATCTTAGAATTGTTGTAGATGAGAGAGAACGAAAAAGTGGAATTCCTGATTTACTAAGATCAATTGGGATGAATATTGAAATGAAAACACTTCTAATTGGTGATTATATTGTTGCACCAGAAACTATTGTTGAAAGAAAAAGTATTCGTGATCTTATGGCCTCTGTTTTTGATGGAAGATTATTTGATCAGTGCTCTAGATTAAAGGAGCATTTTGAGCACCCGATTATTTTGATGGAAGGTAATGTGGATGAAATTGAAGAAATCACAGAAAATCCTTTGATATTTTATGGCGCTCTGTCTAGGATAGCACTTGATTTTAAAATTCCCGTTATTCCTACTCCTAGTGCAGATCATACTGCGAAATTATTGGTATCTCTGTGTTCTAGACTGGATTCTCATAAAGGCCCATACTTGAAAAAAATCAAAAAATCATCTGATTTAGAAAAGCAACAATTGTCAGTTCTTTGTAGTTTGCCTGGAGTGGGTGAAAGATTTGCAGTGCGAATGCTTGAAAGATTTGGTACTCCTCTGAAAGTTTTTAGTGCAACTGCTGCTGAGTTGGCAAAAGTTGAAGGTCTTGGTGACGCACGCGCAAAGAAAATAAAAAAAACTCTTGATTCTAAAAGTAATCTACTCAAGTCATCTGATCAAAAAACTTTACACGATACATGA